From the genome of Meiothermus sp. CFH 77666:
CACATGAGCCTTGAGGAAGCGAAGCGGGTCGTTGAGGCCGTTGGTTCATTCGCATGGGTTCAATCATAAGAGCTACAGTCATTCTTGGCAGCAGCTCTGTAATTAGCCTTATTGCTAGTTTTCTGAGCAACAAAGCCTATGCAGTTTGGATTGGCCCGGATGGTTTGGGCCTTCTTGGGCTCTTTCAGAGTTTCCTAGGTATTACAGCCATTGGGGCTGGCATGGGATTGTCGTCCGGGTTGGTACGGTTGGGTGCCCCTCACGCCAAGGAGGAAGCTAGTAATTCACAGCTAATTGCGCTGCAACAGGCAGCTTGGCAAATCTACAGAATTACGCTATTGCTATGTACGACTATCATCCTCGCCTTCAGCCACCCGATTGCTGAGCATCTGCTCGCTAACAGCCCGGTTTGGGGTGTCGGAGTGTTAGCCTTTGGCCTAGCTCTTAGCCTTGCTGCCGGGATACAAATAGGTCTTCTCAATGCTTACCATCGCGTTGGCTTGCTAGCACAAGTGACTGCCTTGTCCAGCATTTTTGGTGCGGTTTGGGGTATTACGCTGGTGTGGTTTTGGAGAGAGAACGCTCTGCCCTGGGTGGTTCTTGGTATGCCTCTGGGCCAGTTCGTTCTTTCCCGAATTTTTCTGGGAAGACTGCGTATGCCCTTGATCAAGGCTAACTCTCGAGACATCAGAGCGGCTCGTATTGAGCTGCTGCGCTTCGGTCTCCCATTTGTGGGTAGTCAAATAGTAGGAAGCGCAGTGCAACTGGGGATGCCCTTTCTGGTACTGCATCAACTTGGTCAGATCGAGGTAGGCTACTACCGAGCCGCCATCCTGTTCTCCACGGCTTATATTGGGTTCCTGCTCAACGCCCTCGGTCAGGATTTTTACCCCAGGCTTTCAGCGCTTCAGAACAAACCTCAAGCTTTTTGTGCTGCCCTCGATCTCCAACAACGATTCGTCCTACTTTTAGGTAGCCCGCTGGTTGTGTTTTCGCTGGCCGTAGCCCCGTTGGCGGTTAGCGTTCTATTCTCCTCTGAATTCAGACCGACAGCCGATATACTACAATGGCATCTTTTGGGCGACTTGTTCCGGTTCGTGAGCTGGACACTTGGGTATGCTGTGCTTGCTGGTTTACCGAACCGCGCTTACCTCGTCACAGAGACGCTTGGTGGAGTCTGCTTGCTCATCTTCAGCCTGTGGGGTATGGATCGTTTTGGAACGAGTGGGCTGGGGGTTGGCTGGTTATTGACCTACTTTTGTTATCTAATAATCACAGGTATCGTGGTCGCATTCGGGCTGCGCTGGCGGCCCAGTCTTACAAATGTATTCTTGTTGTTATGTGCTATAGGTGTGGCTGCTGCAACCATCGCATTGCCAGAAGTCGGGAAGATTATGCTAACTTTGCTGTGGGGTTTGGTATGTATATCGCTGTTGCTAAGATACTTTGGGAAAGCGTCACTTAGTAGGAGTTAGTAATGAGTAGCCCCTTAGTTAGCGTCTTGATTCCAATCTTTAATCATGCGCAATATATCTCGCGCTGTCTTGACAGTCTGCTTGAGGATGGCTGGGACAACATCGAGGCATTAGTTGTAGATGACGGCTCAAGCGACAATTCCTTCGAAATCGCCCAGGAGTGGGCAGATAGACATTCAACAAAATTGACACGCTTTGAACTAACTCGGCAGCAGAACCAAGGCTTACCTCGTACCCTTAATCGTTTATTAGAAAGAGCAAAAGGCGAGTATATCGCTCTGCTGGCGAGCGACGACTACTTGCTTCAGGGTGGTATTGCTGCTCGTGTGAAGGCTTTGGAAGCCAACCCAGGATGGTTGGCGGTAATTGGCGATACCTACATTGTCGATCCTGCTAACAACCTTTTGGATACGAGCGGGGCTATCAGCTTTGCTAAGAGACAAGCATGGGTGTTCGACCATCCGAAAACCCTACGCCGCGAACTGTTGGTGCGCTGGTGGTCCCCAGGCCCATCAGTCATGTTGCGCAAAGGCACTTTTCATCCTGACCAGGTTGGCCTTTATGACGAATCTCTTTCATTTGAGGATCGTGATTATTACCTTAGACTTATCTCTCGTGATGGGTTAGGCTTTGTGAACTACCCTGTGGCAGCTTACAGGATAGATCCAGCCAGACTTTCGGCCCCGCCGCCAGAACATATATTGAGAGATGAAGTCCTATCTGAGCGAAAGAATGCCAGCAACTTTGGCTTGATCGAACGATTTATGCTTAGCATTCGTTCGCATAGAACAAAAGTGAAGCTCATGCTTCGCAGAGAGCCCAACAGCCTACCCAACAAGTTGCGGATGGCTGGTGTAAACGTTTTTTGGGCGTTGATTCGACTATACCACCTTTTGTATCTACATGTAGTTCATATGTTCCAGAGCCAGAGTAAATCATTCTCTTATGAATAGTACTGGGATCTGCAAATGATTCTCACCTCCTCAACAGCCCCAAAACGATTTGCTTTAAGTTTTGGTCTACTTACCTTCGGTTTATGGCTTATCTGCGTTTTCTCGCTTTTTGTACCCACACAAGTCTATGTTCTACTTTTCGCATCGTTTATATTTTGTGTTACCTTACTGGTCGTTTTTCGAATCAATGCCGGTTTGGCGAGACCTCGAGGTTTAGCCTTAGTGTTTATCGGGGTTACCTACATTGTGTGGGCGAGCTTAGTGTTTGCACTGAACCGGGAATTCTCAGTCCCTAAGCAGTATATAAAGTTAGTCCTTAACACGTCGTTCTTTGTTGCCTCAGTAGTGTTTTTCGAGCAACATAGACAACATTCAATCTGGATGCTTCGCTCGCTCAAACATCTCCTAGCCCTACTGATCGCGTTGAGCGCGGTTCAGGTTACTCTGAATGTGGCCCTGCTCAATGCCTGGCTTTGGCCGTTTAGTGGACAGATATCGAACTCTTCTGCTGCCTACTTGATCGCTACTCCAGGAGTATTTTTCGGAGGAGTGGAAAAAAATATCTGGGCTACCAAAATCGCCTTTGTGGTTATCTTATACATAAGTATTTCCTGGGTCGAGCGAAGGGTGAGCTTGTTGTCTTTAGTAATTATTGGACTAGGTTTGTTTTGTGTTTTGTATACCTTCGGACGAACGGCTCAATTGGCGACGTTTATTGGACTTGCCCTGTTCGGTTTATTGATAGTACTCAATTCGAGACAGCGGCTATATCGGCTTTTTCTATTCGGACTAATACTGCTATTGACACCATTTATCCTACAGTACTTGAGTAGCCTGCTACGATTTGATTGGTCTCTATTTGATCTTTCGCAGGATGCCCAGAAAGATGGTTTTCAGGGCCGTCTTTTGCTATGGATGTCTTTTTTGAGGAACCCCGGCGACTTCAATTATCTTTGGGGAAACGGCATTCAGTATGGCCGCTACTATTTTTCTGAGATCGTCTTTCTGGGTAACGACAACTTTCACAATGTCTTCTTGAACCACCTCGTGGACTTTGGTGCACTAGGGTTGTTGTTATATATATTTATGATTGCTACCATCTTCTCTCGCCCAGTGGCTTTATCCACTCGACTTCTTTTGCTGCTTCCACTGCTTGCCTGCGCTAGCCTTCAGTATGTGGGCTATGACAACGACATTATGGTATATTTATCAGCCTCATGGATAATATTGCAAGGTTCGATTTTGTCCTGCCCAAAAAGGAATTGTCCCACCCAAATTCAGGCGAAGGCTGAACTCTCTTATCGGCAAATATAGAACATATCTGCAGAACGTTATGAAAAAGCCACTGTTTACCTTAATTGTTGCCACGCTCGGGCGAGAAAGAGAGCTAGATTCGTTCCTGGATTCCGTTTCTAAACAGACTATCGACCTTTCTGAGATTCAAATTGTAATTGTAGATCAAAATAGCGACATTGACCTAGAGCCAGTTATCAATCAATATCAGAATCGTCTCCATATTTTGCACATGCGTAGCCCTAAACCTGGCCTCTCGCACAATAGGAATTTAGGTCTTGACGTGGCCAAAGGGCAGATTGTAGCTTTCCCGGACGACGACTGCTTGTACTATCCAGACACCCTTGACAAGGTTAGGGAGGCTTTTCGGCGAAACCCAACTAGCAATCTAATATTGGGCCGAATTGTGGATCGGAGCACGGGGAAACCGATGCTTCGCAAATGGCCAACCAGCCCAAAAATAGTCTCTAGGATGAATTTTTTGACCTACTACAGTTCCATAACTATTTTTGCAAAAAATTGCCCATATTTTGACGAGCGCTTGGGTGTGGGTACCTACTTTGGCTCGTATGAGGATGCAGACTTTGTTTATAGTGTTTTGTTGCGTGATAAGGGGGCAATTTATGACCCAACCATAGAGGTCTGGCACGAAGAGCAGAATATGCATGTGTTCAACGAAATAAAGATTTGGCAGTATGGTCTGGGTTTCGGAGCCCTGACGAGGAAGCACTTGTCTTTTGTGATGGTGTATTGGTTGTTGGGTGTACTGACTTACCACACTCTGGGTCTGTTGCGAGCGTTCCTCAGGTCGGATTCTGGCGAAGTACGCAAACGCTGGCTCTCGATAGCCTCCAGAATTCAAGGCTTTCTGCGTTTTCCGAGAACTCCAGAGAACTAAGATGAGAAAGTTAGGCTTGATTATTCCTACTTTGAATGCTGGCAAAGCGTTTCATAAATGGATTGAGGCATGTAGCTCCCAAACCGTCAAACCACAGTATATCTTGGTCATAGATTCAGCCTCTGACGATGAAACTGCTGCTTTGGCATCCCAGGCTGGATTCATGGTTCATCGCATAGACCGACTTGCATTTGATCACGGCGGCACTCGTCAGGTCGGAATCGAACTGTTACCTGATGCAGACTTACTTATATTTATGACACAAGATGCCGTTCTGGCGAGACCAGACGCGCTGGAGTACCTGATCAACGTCTTTGAGGAACCCACTGTGGGTCTGGCCTATGGTCGCCAGTTGCCTTATCCAGATGCAGGTCCCATAGGAACCCATGCGCGATTGTTCAACTACCCCGAACGTTCGGAGGTTCGTAGCCAGCAAGATATTGCCTCTAAGGGGTTCAAGGCGGCCTTTAACTCCGACTCGTTTGCTTGCTACCGGAAAAGTGCGCTCGAGCAAGTGGGGGGGTTTCCCCGCAACATTATCTTTGGAGAGGATTCCTATGTGGCGGCCAAGATGCTTCTTTCTGGCTGGAAGGTGGCCTATGTTGCAGAAGCCCAGGTCTATCATTCGCACGACTACACCCTGAGGCAAGAGTTTCAGCGCTACTTCGATATTGGGGTCTTTCATTCCAGAGAGCGATTGCTGCTGGAGGCGTTTGGTAGCGTAGAAGGCGAGGGCCTGCGGTTTGTGCGCTCTGAGCTAACCTACTTGCTGCAAAAGGCACCCCAAAAGATTCCCTCCGCACTGTTACGCACTGTACTCAAGTATGCAGCGTATCGCCTGGGCCGCCTGGAGGCTTTCCTGCCCAACCGCTTGAAACAACACTTGGCCATGAATAAAAAGTACTTCCAGAAGAGCTGAGTGAAATCCTTTAGCATGTAGGCCTGGAGGTGTATGCAAGCGCTGAGCCATGAAACCCTATCCAGCTCTCCAGCCGTTCTGGCCTCTCCCCGCCGCACGGCTTGGGTGTTGCTGCTGACAGATGCTATTGCTGTAGTAGCTTCCTTTTTGCTGGCGGTTTTGCTGCGTTATGTATGGGATCGTTCCCTGCTGTGGGAGCTATACCTTGATCTGTGGCCTGCGCTTTTGCTGTTTCCCCTGGCCTACGGTTTAGCCGGGTTGTACGGAATGGGAATTGCACCGCCAGAGGAGCTGCGCCGTCTGAGTTATGCCACAAGTCTGGTCTTTATAGTGCTGGGCAGTGCAACTTTTATGTACAAGGCCGGGGCCGACTACTCGAGGGGGGCTTTTGTGTTTGCCTGGGGCCTGATGCTGTTTCTGGTACCGTTGGGGCGGGCTCTGGTACGCGAGTTATGGGCACGCAAGCCCTGGTGGGGGGTTCCGGTGGTAGTGCTAGGCGCAGGCCAGACTGGGCAAAACGTGCTACGGGCTTTGAATAAGCAGCCAGGCCTGGGCCTGAAGCCTGTGGGGCTGCTGGACGACGATCCGGCGAAGCAAGGCCAGCAAGTCGAGGGGGTGCGGGTGCTGGGAGGACTGGATCGGGCTGCCGAACTGGCCCGCCAGGGAGTAGCGTATGCCATCGTCGCCATGCCAGGGGTACCCAGAAACCAGCTTCTCGAGCTGCTGGAGCGGCATGGTGCGGCATTCCCTCATCTCCTTTTGGTGCCAGACCTGTTTGGCCTCTCGAGCCTGTGGATTTCGGCACGGGATCTGGGGGGTGTATTGGGCCTCGAGGTGCGGCAGCGGCTTTTACAGCCAGGGCCACGCTGGATCAAACGGGCTATGGACATAACTTTCTGTTTGGTGCTAGCCCCGGTCTTGGGACTGGCAGTGGCTATATTGGGTTTACTGGTGCGACTGGATTCACCGGGCTCCGTTTTTTATGGGCACAAGCGCTTGGGCTTTCGATCCAAAATGTTTCAGGCTTGGAAGTTCCGTTCCATGGTGCAGAATGCTGACCTGAAGTTAGAGGAGTACTTGAATCAACATCCGGAATTGCGAATCGAGTGGCAACGGGATCAAAAACTCAAAAACGATCCCCGCATCACCCGAGTGGGGGGTTTTCTGCGCAAAACCAGCCTGGACGAGCTCCCCCAACTTTGGAATGTTCTTCGGGGAGAAATGAGCTTGGTGGGCCCTCGGCCCATTGTGGAAGAGGAAATACGGCGCTATGGCCCACTTTTTGACCTCTACACAAGGGTTCGACCTGGACTGACAGGGCTTTGGCAGGTTTCGGGTCGCAACGACACCACTTATGCCGAGCGTGTAGCGATGGATGCTTATTACGTGCGCAACTGGTCGCCCTGGCTAGACCTGTACATTCTGGCTCGGACGGTATGGGTAGTTTTATTTGCCAAAGGAGCTTATTAGCCTTGAGATGGCTCAGTGCTGCGCCTTTCATGCTATTGCCCTTGCAGCCCACGTGGTTTGTGGCTTTGGCCGGGATTGTCGGCGTGTGGTGTGTGATTCAGGGTCACCGGCCTATGGCGGGACTGTTCGGGTTGATCGCGTTTTTAGGTATGGTGGGCCAGTTTTTTGCTCCTGCAAGCCTCTATTCAATGCCCGCCTTACCAGCTTATGTCAAGAATTTGGCATCCGAAGGTGAGGTGCAAAATCTAATCAGGCTTCCTGATCTGAACGCTTTGCACGGTTGGAACAATATTGATGAAAGAGGTGGGTGGGCGGTTCCTCAAGGTGACGGATTCTGGAGATTACCACGATATAACCCTCAGTCGCGTCGTGAACAGTTGGAGTTCCTGACTGATCATCAATATCCTCTCGAGCCTGGTCGAACCTATACCCAAAGCTTTTATCTGCGTCACGACGGGCAACAGGCCAACCTACAAATCACCTTCTTTACCTATCAGGGTCATCATCCTGTACCCACCCAGATGAACATGGTAGCACCGGGAGTATACCGTGTTTGGGGTAGCTATACCGCAAGAGAGGGTGATGTTTCCTTACGAGCAATTGATTTTTTGAACCAAGGGGGCGACTTTACCTACCTTGATGTGGGCTGGGCGCAGCTCGAGGTGGGCACGGTACCCACGGCCTACCGGCCGGGTCCCACGGGCGAGCTATCTAATTTTCAGCGTGCCTGGGCGTGGGCAAGCCAGATAATGCTAGGTTGGTTGGTATTCACGGGTGTGGGTTTTTGGCGCAGATACCTTGAGGCCCGCTGGGTAGTGGGGTTTCTGCTGTTAGGGTTGGCAATACATCTCGGTTATGCGCTTTGGCAACTTCAGGATCACAACCTGGAACGTACCTGGGGATTCACGCCACAGCCCAATCTACTAGGCCACACAGCGGTTATGTCCGCTGGGCTGGTGCTTATGCTGGGTGGCTGGCGGGTTGGCTTACTGGGCTTGTTGGGGGCGGGCTTGGGGGTGGTGGTCTCTGGGAGCCGGACGGCCTTTCTGGCCCTTTTAGTTCTTGGGATGTTCTGGATGTGGAGTCTGCCCAGAGGGCGTCGGTGGGTATTTATTACAATGAGTTTTCTGGCGCTGGCGTTCTGGCGCTGGCCGGAGGTGTTAGGTAGACTGGGACAACTGGGAGTGGACTCCAGTGGACAGTCTCGTTTGCAGTTCTGGCAGGTGGCCTGGGAGGCTTTTCTTCAGCACCCCTGGTTTGGTGTGGGTTGGGGGCATTTCCCTTTATTTTTTCAAATGAATTTGCCCAAGGATTTCATCGAGTTTCCGACCCACGCCCACAACCTGCTGCTGTCTCTGCTGGCCGAAGGAGGGCTGGTGCTGGTAGGGGCTTACTTGTTTTTGACCCTGGCGGTGCTCTACAAACTTGTAGTGCATAAAGCCTGGCCAGCAATGGCATTGTGGGGATTGGCTTTGGGGCTTAATATCCTAGACTACACCTTTTTCTATGCGGGTGTGTTTGGTTCGCTCTGGGTGGGAGTGGGCTGGGTACTGGGGAATGTACAATACCGACGTGAATGAACCGATGTCATCTGCCGACGAGATCACTTTGCGCGACCTTTACCTGGTGCTGCGGCGCAATTCGCGCCTGGTTATAGGGCTGCCAGTCATACTGGTTTTGCTCACCCTAATCGGAAGTTTGCTCTGGCCCAAAACCTACACCAGCCAGGTGGTGGTCAGTCTATCGCTCTCCAACCAGTCCAGTCAGGGCCTGCTCAACAACCTGCCCTCGCTGGCAGGGCTGGCCCAGGGGTTTGTGGATTTGCAACAGACCAAACTGCTGGCCAACCAGTTGGGGGTAGACGACCCCACCCGCTTCTACAAGGCCCGCTTCGACGAAAAGCGCGGGCTGCTCTTTTTAACGGCCCAGGGTCGCACGGCTGCCGAGGCCGGGGAACGGGCTGAGCGGATTTTGCAGGTAGCCCGTAGCTACCTCGAGCGCAACCTGCTGGAAGGGGCCCAGGCCAACCTGCGGGCAACCCAAACCCAGGCCCGCCTGGACCTTCGGGCCGCACAGGACGGGCTCAAGGGCATCCAGGCGCAGCTCAAAATTGCTCCTGATCGGGCTGTTTCCGATGCCACCATTGCGGCGGGCCTCGAGGCCCGGGGCAACGACCCCCAAACGGCCCGTGCCAGCAACCCGGCCTACACCAGCCTGAGCCTGGACGAGTCCCGCCTACGCTCCCAGATTGCCCAGCTCGAGGCCCGCATCACCACCCTGACCGACTTCCTGAAGCAACCCGAGGCTATCGGTCAGCTGGTCAGCCAGGCCCTCTTGGTACAGGTGCTGGTGCCCCCCGCCGAACCGCTGCGCCCCAGCTTCCCCAGGCCCTTGCTGTTCACCGTAGTGGCTGGGGTTCTGGGCTTGCTCCTGGGTGTTATCTGGGCGTTTGTGGCCGAGGCGGTCAAGCCCCAACCGGTTCTCGAGCCCCACCGTTCGGAGCTGGAGGTAAGGTGAACCGAGCCAAAGACTGGCTCGAGCAGGCCCGGGCCAACCTGGGCCATGCCGAGCGCAGTCTGGCCTTTGGAGACTACGCCTGGGCTTGCTTTGCAGCCCAACAGGCAGCCGAAGCAGCTCTCAAAGCCCTGCATCTTCATCTGGGGCAGGTGGTCTGGGGCCACTCCCTCCTGGATTTGCTGGGGGCCCTGCCAGCAGCGGCCAGTGTGCCAAACTCGTTGTTGGATGTGGCCCGGGTTCTGGATAAGTATTACATCCCAACCCGTTATCCAGATGCCCACCCCGCCGGTCCGGCGGCCAGGCACTATACTGCGGGGGAGGCTGAGGCTGCGGTGCGCCTGGCTGTCGAGGTGGTGCATTTTTGTGCTGCGCGTATGGAAAGCTGAACCCGAACGCTGGCGTTCTGAACTCTCGGTCTGGGCCCGGAGCCTATCTGAGCGAAGCGAAGTGTTGGCGGTGGTGCTGTTTGGCTCCCTGGCCCAGGGGCGGGCTACTGCGATGAGCGACGCCGATGTTTTGATTGTTCTGCGGGAGAGCGCACTGCCGTTTGCGGAGCGGATGGTTGTCTACAAGCCCCAGGGCCTGAGCATCGGGGTTGAGGTTTTTCCGTACACCCTGGAGGAAGCCCGGCAAAGCTGGCGGGAGGGCTGGGGAATGGTACGGCCCGCCTTGCAAGAAGGTGTGGTGCTTTTTGAGCGACCTGGTGCCCTGGCTCAAGTGAAAAGGCTCGAGACCGAAGAGGCGAGCCCGAACCACCTGAAATTCAGGTGAACAGGCTCGAGATCGAAGATGCGAGCCTGAGCCACTGAGGGTTAGGTGAACAGGCTCGAGACCGACTCCCCCCGGTGAATCCGCCAGATGGCTTCGGCGAAGAGCGGCCCCACGCTCAGTTGCTTAATTTTGGAGCTGGGCCGGGCGTTGTAGGTGCAGGTATTGGTGGCGGCCACCTCCAGAATGGGGCCTTTTTCAATTCGATCAATGGCGGGCCCCACATACACCCCGTGCGTAAAGGCCGCGTACACCGCCTGGGCTCCATTCTGTGTGAGCGATTCGGCGGCCTGGATCAGGGTGCCTGCGGTGGAGACCTCGTCGTCAACGATCAGGGCGGTCTTGCCGCGCACATCGCCCACCAGCCCCCTCGAGGTCACCTCGGTATCGGAGAGGCGCTGCTTGTCAATGAACGCAATGGGCAGGGCCAGTCGGCGGGCCAGAGAGCTGGCCCGCTTGATGTCCCCTGCATCGGGCGCAACCACTACGGCGTTTTCCAACCTGTCTACCTGGGTGGCAAAGTAGTTGGCAATTACCGGCTCCGCCGACAGGTGGTCTACCGGAACCTTGAAAAAGCCGTGTACCTGCGCCGAATGGAGCGTCATGGTCAGCACCCGGTCGGCGCCTGCGGCCTGAATCAGGTCGGCGACCAGGCGGGCCGCAATGGAAATGCGGGGTGCGTCTTTCTTGTCGCTGCGGGCGTAGGCGTAGTAGGGAATCACGGCCGTGACCCGCGCCGCGCTGCTGCTCTTGGCGGCATCTATCATCATCAGGAGCTCCACCAGGTGATCCTGCACCGGAGGGGTGAGCGACTGAATGATGAAAATATCGCCCTCGCGCAGGCTCTGCTCGTAGCGGACGAAGAGGCAGTCGTTGGCGAAGCGCTCGGTGGTGCTTTTGCCCAGGGGCACCCCCAGGTTCTCGGCTATTTCCAGGGCCAGGGGCCGGTTGGACTGTCCACTAAAAACCATCAGAGGTCGTTCCATATGCCGCCTGAAAGCATACAACGCAGAAAGCGATGGGCGGTGATACGAACCTCCCCAAACCGCGACCCGGTCGCCTTATCCTATTTTATAACGTCTTTATCTGAACACCTGGCCAATCATGGGAGCGATGAAGTTGGGAACAGGGGTTAGGGGATAGGGGACAGGCCTTTGAAAACCGCAACCCTTCTCCTGCTGCCCGCTCTCAGCTTGGGTGTCGTGGAAAGTTGGGTATATGACTAAAGTTGTTACAGCCGCTCTATTTCGGTTTGCAGGCCAGTGGTGACCTCCGGGCCAGACTCGTGCAGGAACACATTAATCTCGCTGCGAATGCCAAAAGGGCCGGGGTAGACCCCTGGCTCGATGGTGAAGCCCAGGCCGGGAATCAGGGGGCGGGTGTCGTGGGTCTCGAGGTCGTCCAGATGGGTTCCGTTGCCGTGGGTGGCGCTATAGCCCAGGTGGTGGCCGGTGCGGTGCAGAATGTGGGCTCCCATACCAGCCTTTTCGATGACCTGGCGGGCGGCGCGGTCGAGTTCGTAGCCCCTGGGTCTACGGCCCTGGGCCAACGACTGACGACAAACCTCGAGGGCCGTGTCCCTCGCCTCCTGCACCACCATCCAGGCTTCCTGAACCCGATCCGAGACCTCCCACCCGGCCATCCAGGTCACATCGGCGTAGGGGCCCTCCGGCTCCTTGCACCACAGGTCAATCAGCATGACCTGCCCCCGCTCCAATCGGCTTTCCCCCACGGTGTGGTGGGGGTTGGCCGCATTGGGGCCGTAGGCCACCATAGGAGGGTGATCAAAGACCAGGCCCCTAGCTTCGAAGACCTTGCTAATCTCGGCCTGCACCTCCCGTTCAGAAGGCGGCTGGTCGAGCCGGGCCCGCACAAAGCCCAGGGCATGTTCCAGCGCTGCGCGAATGCCCTGAGCAGCCCGCTTGTGAGCGGCCAGGTCGGCGGGCGCCCAGGTCTGGAACTGCAGCAGGATTTCTGCCGAAGAGATCACCTCGAGGCCCATCCCGCGCAGCAGTTCCAGGGTTCCGGCATCGATGCGGGAAAGGTAGGGAATGCCCCCGCCGGGGTGATATTCCATGGCGATACGCCCCAGTGGGGCGACGTGGGTCTGCAGGGCATGGGCGAATTGTTCCCAGCTCGAGAACACCACCCACTGCCCCGGCAGGTTGGGAAAGCTACTCTTCTCGATGGCATGAACGATCAAAACGGGTTCACCCTGCGCGGGGATCAGATACGCAAAGCGGCGGCTGAGCATGCGGCCTTGCAACCCCAGGGCTTCCAGGGCGAGCACATTGCTCCCCTGAAAACTGTAGAGCAGCCAACCGGGTATGCGGGCCTCTTGCAGGGCTTGTTGGGCTTTAGCGATGTCCATGAGTCCATACTAAGGGGAACCGGGGACAGGTTTCACGGAGCCGAAGGCATAGAGTCTGAGGCGAGAGTAAAGCTGGACTCGGTTTTTATCCGCGCCGCCAGGCCTTTTGCCAGGCGAAGCAAGCGGCCCTGTACCCTCAACCCTGGACGCTGGGCTACCTGGCGTGTACTTGCTTACGTTTTGGTGAGGGTTCCGTGCTACTCTTAGGAAGGAGGTTTTCTGTGGTTCAGGAGCAGACCGTGCTTTCCATTACCCCCTTGGCCGCCGAACGGGCCAGGGAGATTTTGAATCGGTACAACAAGCCTAATGCGGCGATTCGCGTTTTCATCAAGTCGGGCGGCTGTAGCGGTTATCAGTACGGCATGGCCGTGGACGAGCGGGAGCTCGAGGGGGATACCACGGTGGAAATGCACGGGGTGCGGCTGGTGGTAGATCGCATGTCCCTGCCCCTGCTGGCGGGCTCAGAGGTGGACTGGGTAGAAAATCTGATGGGTGGGGGTTTTAGCGTCAACAACCCACAGGCTACGTCTTCTTGCGGCTGCGGCCACTCCTTCCGCACCGATGGCGCCAAGGTGCCCAACGGTGAAGGCGGCAGTTGCTGCAGCAGCTAGACGACTTTTGCCCGCATATGCATTTCCGGGGACGCGCTGCAGGGCTAAGCTAAGCGTTGGTCGGCAGTGAGCCTTGGCAAGCCCAAAAAACATCAAATGTAACTCGCGCTATAAACCAATATCTCGATGGGTTTTTCCATCCACCAATCGGTGGATGGATTGTGTTTGCGTGTTCGTATATCTGTCCTGGAGAATAAACGCTTTGAGTCTGAAAGGGACAGGTCTAAGTTTGCCCCCAGTTTGACGTGTTTTGCCAGATGGCTATAATAGGGGCGGCAAATGCCAAGCAATAAAAGATTCTGCGACGCAGAATCCCAAAGGAGGCTAGATGAATCGCTTTAGCAAGATTGTTGCACTTGGTCTAACCCTGGTGGCCGGTGCAGCCATGGCTGGCCCGGCTGACAACAGCCTGGTCATTGGGACTTCCCAGGAGCCACGGGTGCTCGGGGGCGACTTCCTTAACGTGATCTCCAACCAGTCCATCAAGGTTGAGATTGAGAACTACCTGTTCTCACCCCTCATCGTTCAG
Proteins encoded in this window:
- the wbaP gene encoding undecaprenyl-phosphate galactose phosphotransferase WbaP encodes the protein MQALSHETLSSSPAVLASPRRTAWVLLLTDAIAVVASFLLAVLLRYVWDRSLLWELYLDLWPALLLFPLAYGLAGLYGMGIAPPEELRRLSYATSLVFIVLGSATFMYKAGADYSRGAFVFAWGLMLFLVPLGRALVRELWARKPWWGVPVVVLGAGQTGQNVLRALNKQPGLGLKPVGLLDDDPAKQGQQVEGVRVLGGLDRAAELARQGVAYAIVAMPGVPRNQLLELLERHGAAFPHLLLVPDLFGLSSLWISARDLGGVLGLEVRQRLLQPGPRWIKRAMDITFCLVLAPVLGLAVAILGLLVRLDSPGSVFYGHKRLGFRSKMFQAWKFRSMVQNADLKLEEYLNQHPELRIEWQRDQKLKNDPRITRVGGFLRKTSLDELPQLWNVLRGEMSLVGPRPIVEEEIRRYGPLFDLYTRVRPGLTGLWQVSGRNDTTYAERVAMDAYYVRNWSPWLDLYILARTVWVVLFAKGAY
- a CDS encoding O-antigen ligase family protein, with translation MAGLFGLIAFLGMVGQFFAPASLYSMPALPAYVKNLASEGEVQNLIRLPDLNALHGWNNIDERGGWAVPQGDGFWRLPRYNPQSRREQLEFLTDHQYPLEPGRTYTQSFYLRHDGQQANLQITFFTYQGHHPVPTQMNMVAPGVYRVWGSYTAREGDVSLRAIDFLNQGGDFTYLDVGWAQLEVGTVPTAYRPGPTGELSNFQRAWAWASQIMLGWLVFTGVGFWRRYLEARWVVGFLLLGLAIHLGYALWQLQDHNLERTWGFTPQPNLLGHTAVMSAGLVLMLGGWRVGLLGLLGAGLGVVVSGSRTAFLALLVLGMFWMWSLPRGRRWVFITMSFLALAFWRWPEVLGRLGQLGVDSSGQSRLQFWQVAWEAFLQHPWFGVGWGHFPLFFQMNLPKDFIEFPTHAHNLLLSLLAEGGLVLVGAYLFLTLAVLYKLVVHKAWPAMALWGLALGLNILDYTFFYAGVFGSLWVGVGWVLGNVQYRRE
- a CDS encoding Wzz/FepE/Etk N-terminal domain-containing protein, encoding MSSADEITLRDLYLVLRRNSRLVIGLPVILVLLTLIGSLLWPKTYTSQVVVSLSLSNQSSQGLLNNLPSLAGLAQGFVDLQQTKLLANQLGVDDPTRFYKARFDEKRGLLFLTAQGRTAAEAGERAERILQVARSYLERNLLEGAQANLRATQTQARLDLRAAQDGLKGIQAQLKIAPDRAVSDATIAAGLEARGNDPQTARASNPAYTSLSLDESRLRSQIAQLEARITTLTDFLKQPEAIGQLVSQALLVQVLVPPAEPLRPSFPRPLLFTVVAGVLGLLLGVIWAFVAEAVKPQPVLEPHRSELEVR
- a CDS encoding HEPN domain-containing protein, yielding MNRAKDWLEQARANLGHAERSLAFGDYAWACFAAQQAAEAALKALHLHLGQVVWGHSLLDLLGALPAAASVPNSLLDVARVLDKYYIPTRYPDAHPAGPAARHYTAGEAEAAVRLAVEVVHFCAARMES
- a CDS encoding nucleotidyltransferase domain-containing protein, with the translated sequence MLRVWKAEPERWRSELSVWARSLSERSEVLAVVLFGSLAQGRATAMSDADVLIVLRESALPFAERMVVYKPQGLSIGVEVFPYTLEEARQSWREGWGMVRPALQEGVVLFERPGALAQVKRLETEEASPNHLKFR
- a CDS encoding ribose-phosphate pyrophosphokinase — its product is MERPLMVFSGQSNRPLALEIAENLGVPLGKSTTERFANDCLFVRYEQSLREGDIFIIQSLTPPVQDHLVELLMMIDAAKSSSAARVTAVIPYYAYARSDKKDAPRISIAARLVADLIQAAGADRVLTMTLHSAQVHGFFKVPVDHLSAEPVIANYFATQVDRLENAVVVAPDAGDIKRASSLARRLALPIAFIDKQRLSDTEVTSRGLVGDVRGKTALIVDDEVSTAGTLIQAAESLTQNGAQAVYAAFTHGVYVGPAIDRIEKGPILEVAATNTCTYNARPSSKIKQLSVGPLFAEAIWRIHRGESVSSLFT